The following proteins come from a genomic window of Paenibacillus spongiae:
- a CDS encoding extracellular solute-binding protein has translation MKKTKRVALTTIIVLLGMLLAACGNAKPKETGAGGLADSPAPAKSSGKAVKLDIIEPGNGLPSPDQDTIKQELDKALGTDLNLTVYASGDDYKNQLNVRMASANFPDLFTVDRQQLKQFSEQGLLLDLTAYQDKLKPTIDFIGEDSLKKGTMNGSVYAIAKSPQIPYNTYWVRKDWLDKLQLQPPKTLDELYTVAKAFTDGDPDGNGKKDTFGITGGKMGAFNTIFGAYGIGFEGGPSLYIHDNKLINSLYDPNMKDALTYIKKLVDAGAVDPELMANSGLQHQEKAIKGQVGIIYIDWPNITKDQFAEQIKAVNPNAEWMQLEAPQGPGGQYVSSWDVGMTPALYAIPKSLEKNPEKLNKVIEMLNYVSTDGSKLVQYGVEGKHYNLDGDTVVPTELLGKEGAYFWLYQFTGRPEMEYLQVKFAKQKPYIEFADKQPHIQSYGGFIDYPEGYNAVDATRYIEEELTKFIYGKRPIGEYDTFLQTLESSMNYKVYMEEAERQLKELGYLK, from the coding sequence ATGAAAAAGACAAAACGGGTTGCGTTGACTACTATTATCGTTCTGCTGGGCATGTTGCTGGCGGCGTGCGGCAACGCGAAACCGAAGGAGACGGGCGCCGGTGGACTAGCGGATTCTCCCGCACCGGCGAAATCATCCGGTAAAGCGGTAAAGCTCGATATTATCGAGCCGGGCAACGGCCTGCCTTCACCAGACCAGGATACGATCAAGCAGGAGCTGGATAAAGCGCTGGGGACCGATTTGAACTTGACGGTGTATGCTTCAGGGGACGATTACAAGAACCAGCTGAACGTCCGGATGGCGTCAGCCAATTTCCCGGATCTGTTTACGGTGGACCGTCAGCAGCTGAAACAATTTTCCGAACAGGGACTGCTGCTCGATCTGACGGCTTACCAGGATAAGCTGAAGCCGACGATCGATTTTATCGGGGAAGACAGTTTGAAGAAAGGAACGATGAACGGCAGCGTGTATGCGATCGCCAAATCGCCGCAAATTCCGTACAACACATACTGGGTGCGCAAAGACTGGCTGGATAAGCTGCAGCTGCAGCCGCCGAAGACGCTCGACGAGCTGTATACGGTCGCCAAGGCGTTCACGGACGGCGATCCCGACGGCAATGGCAAGAAGGACACATTCGGCATAACCGGAGGCAAAATGGGTGCGTTCAACACCATATTCGGCGCTTACGGCATCGGATTCGAAGGCGGCCCTAGCTTGTACATTCACGACAATAAACTGATTAACTCGCTATATGACCCGAATATGAAGGATGCGCTGACCTATATCAAGAAGCTTGTCGACGCGGGCGCCGTAGACCCCGAGCTGATGGCGAATTCCGGTCTGCAGCATCAGGAGAAAGCGATTAAAGGGCAGGTGGGCATTATTTATATCGATTGGCCGAATATTACGAAAGATCAGTTCGCCGAACAGATCAAAGCGGTCAATCCGAACGCGGAATGGATGCAGCTGGAGGCTCCCCAAGGTCCCGGCGGCCAGTATGTCAGCTCGTGGGATGTCGGGATGACGCCGGCGCTCTATGCGATTCCGAAATCGCTCGAGAAAAATCCGGAGAAGCTGAACAAAGTGATCGAGATGTTGAACTATGTTTCCACGGACGGCTCCAAGCTTGTGCAGTACGGCGTTGAAGGAAAGCATTACAATCTGGATGGCGATACCGTCGTTCCGACGGAGCTGCTTGGCAAGGAAGGGGCATATTTCTGGCTGTATCAGTTTACCGGACGTCCGGAAATGGAATATTTGCAGGTGAAGTTCGCGAAACAGAAGCCGTATATCGAATTTGCCGACAAGCAGCCTCATATCCAATCATATGGCGGTTTCATCGATTACCCGGAAGGCTACAACGCCGTCGATGCAACGCGCTATATTGAGGAAGAGCTGACCAAGTTCATTTACGGCAAGCGACCGATCGGCGAATACGACACGTTCCTCCAGACACTGGAATCGTCCATGAATTACAAGGTGTATATGGAAGAAGCGGAACGTCAGTTAAAGGAGCTTGGCTACTTGAAATAA